The following are encoded together in the Pectobacterium punjabense genome:
- the hcp gene encoding hydroxylamine reductase: MFCVQCEQTIRTPVGNGCSYAQGMCGKTAETSDLQDLLVAVLQGLSAWALKARELDIIDHDVDSFAPRAFFSTLTNVNFDSQRIIGYAQEAITLRESLAVRCRLHDATATVDHPMAALQLAGNDIPTLLQQAEEFALDSDKAIIGDDVHGLRMLNLYGLKGAAAYMEHAHVLGQYDNALYAEYHAFMAWLGTQPADVDTLLNNAMGIGKMNFNVMAILDRGETDAYGHPQPTSVNVRPIAGKAILISGHDLKDLRMLLEQTDGTGVNIYTHGEMLPAHGYPELKKFKHLAGNYGSGWQNQQTEFAKFPGAIVMTSNCIIDPNVGNYGDRIWTRSIVGWPGVNHLEGDDFSPVIKQAQGLAGFPYSEIEHMITVGFGRETLLSAADTVIDLVAQKKLRHVFLVGGCDGSREERSYFTDFTLNVPQDCLIMTLACGKYRFNKLDFGTLEGLPRLLDVGQCNDAYAAIILAVKLAEKLGCGVNDLPLSLVLSWFEQKAIVILLTLLSLGVKNIYTGPTAPGFLTDNLLAILNDKFGMRAITTVEQDMNTILAA; the protein is encoded by the coding sequence TGTTGCAAGGGCTTTCTGCCTGGGCGCTGAAAGCACGCGAGCTGGATATTATCGATCATGATGTCGACAGTTTTGCGCCACGCGCCTTCTTCTCTACGTTGACCAACGTTAACTTCGATTCCCAACGTATTATTGGCTACGCACAGGAAGCCATCACTCTGCGCGAATCGCTGGCGGTTCGCTGCCGTCTGCACGATGCCACGGCAACCGTCGATCACCCAATGGCAGCACTGCAACTCGCTGGCAACGATATTCCGACCTTACTGCAACAGGCGGAAGAATTTGCGCTGGATAGCGATAAAGCCATCATCGGTGATGACGTTCACGGCTTACGTATGCTTAACCTCTACGGCCTGAAAGGTGCAGCAGCCTATATGGAGCACGCCCACGTTCTCGGTCAGTATGACAACGCACTCTATGCCGAATATCATGCTTTCATGGCGTGGCTGGGCACACAGCCAGCCGATGTTGATACCCTGCTGAACAACGCGATGGGCATCGGTAAAATGAACTTCAACGTCATGGCAATCCTCGATCGGGGCGAAACCGATGCTTACGGCCACCCACAGCCGACCTCTGTTAACGTGCGTCCGATTGCCGGTAAAGCCATTCTGATTTCTGGTCACGATCTGAAAGACCTGCGCATGCTGCTGGAGCAAACCGACGGCACCGGCGTGAATATTTATACACACGGCGAGATGCTGCCGGCACACGGTTACCCAGAGCTGAAAAAATTCAAGCATCTGGCAGGTAACTACGGCAGCGGCTGGCAGAACCAACAGACTGAGTTTGCCAAATTCCCTGGCGCGATCGTCATGACGTCTAACTGCATTATCGATCCTAACGTAGGTAACTACGGCGATCGTATCTGGACGCGCAGCATCGTCGGCTGGCCGGGCGTGAACCATCTGGAAGGTGACGATTTCAGCCCGGTTATCAAACAGGCTCAGGGTCTGGCTGGCTTCCCGTACAGCGAAATCGAGCACATGATCACCGTCGGATTTGGGCGTGAAACGCTGCTGAGCGCAGCCGATACGGTGATCGACCTGGTTGCACAGAAAAAACTGCGCCACGTCTTCCTCGTTGGCGGATGTGATGGCAGCCGTGAAGAACGTAGCTACTTCACCGACTTCACGCTGAACGTTCCACAAGATTGCCTGATCATGACGCTGGCATGCGGTAAATACCGTTTCAACAAACTGGACTTCGGTACGCTGGAAGGCTTGCCACGTCTGCTGGATGTCGGCCAATGTAACGATGCCTACGCGGCCATTATTCTGGCCGTCAAACTGGCGGAAAAATTAGGCTGTGGCGTCAACGACCTGCCGCTGAGTCTGGTGCTGTCATGGTTTGAACAGAAGGCGATTGTCATCCTGCTTACCCTGCTGTCTCTCGGCGTGAAGAACATCTACACCGGGCCAACTGCACCGGGCTTCCTGACGGACAATCTGCTTGCCATTCTGAACGACAAATTCGGTATGCGGGCGATTACCACCGTTGAACAAGACATGAACACCATTCTGGCCGCTTGA
- the hcr gene encoding NADH oxidoreductase, which translates to MTMPVPHAGPTPLCSNRMQVHSITQETPDVWTISLVNHDFYPYQPGQYALVSIANSEETLRAYTISSSPGLSRFITLTVRRLDDGVGSRWLTQTLKVGDYLWLSDAQGEFTCTNAVSDRYLMAAAGCGVTPIMSMCRWLLANKPQTDIHVIFNVRNPQQVIFANEWQDLVQRYPQQLHLTLMAEFDAAPGFLAGRISSDLLVERVPDITNRTVMTCGPAPYMNQIETLSQQLGVASNRIFKEQFRPTDDVVDEDADQLTLTISRPLKNLRVPVGISLLAALEANKVQVLAACRAGVCGSCKTRVLSGNYTTSSTMTLTPAEIEQGYVLACSCQLQGDTVLA; encoded by the coding sequence ATGACGATGCCAGTACCACACGCTGGGCCGACACCGCTTTGTTCTAACCGTATGCAGGTGCACTCGATTACCCAGGAAACGCCGGATGTCTGGACGATATCACTGGTTAATCATGATTTTTATCCGTATCAGCCGGGTCAGTATGCACTTGTCAGCATTGCTAACAGCGAGGAGACGCTACGGGCTTATACGATCTCATCTTCTCCGGGCCTCAGCCGTTTCATTACCTTGACGGTGAGAAGGCTGGATGACGGCGTCGGTTCCCGCTGGCTGACTCAAACGCTAAAAGTCGGTGATTATCTGTGGCTGTCCGATGCTCAGGGCGAATTTACCTGTACCAACGCAGTCAGCGATCGCTACCTGATGGCCGCAGCAGGCTGTGGCGTCACGCCGATTATGTCGATGTGCCGCTGGCTGCTGGCAAACAAACCGCAAACCGATATCCACGTTATCTTCAACGTACGCAACCCGCAGCAGGTGATTTTCGCCAACGAATGGCAAGATCTGGTGCAGCGTTATCCGCAGCAACTGCATCTTACGCTGATGGCAGAATTTGACGCTGCGCCCGGTTTCCTTGCCGGACGTATCAGCAGTGACCTGCTGGTCGAACGTGTGCCGGATATCACCAACCGCACCGTGATGACCTGCGGCCCAGCGCCATACATGAACCAGATTGAAACCCTGAGTCAGCAGCTTGGCGTGGCTTCCAACCGTATCTTTAAAGAGCAGTTCCGCCCGACGGATGACGTCGTGGATGAAGATGCCGACCAACTCACGCTAACCATCAGCCGTCCGCTGAAGAACCTACGTGTGCCGGTGGGTATCAGCCTGCTGGCCGCACTCGAAGCGAATAAGGTGCAGGTTCTTGCCGCCTGTCGCGCCGGTGTTTGTGGGAGCTGTAAAACCCGTGTGCTGTCTGGCAATTACACCACCAGCAGTACCATGACGCTGACGCCTGCCGAGATTGAGCAAGGTTATGTTCTGGCCTGTAGCTGCCAGTTGCAAGGCGATACCGTTCTGGCTTGA